TAGACATTTCACCTTGATAGATTAGATAGCCTACCGGTATCATAGTAATTTCACTTGGTATCGGCAAAAAAGTACTTTCTAAAAAGGTCATTAGGAACACACCCACATAACCTGTTTTATGAGCAAAATCAACCAACCATTCCAGACTTATTAAAATAAAATCCATACTAACAATATCTTAATTAACTCAATTAAATTAACAATAAACTTAAAATTTATTAACATCAACTTTTTCTAAAAACAATTTTAAATTAATGTGCACACATTTGTTATTTCATTTAAAATTGTTTTTTAGCTTTAAAATGATAATTAAATTCCGCACCAAAAATAAAAATAATATTGATAATATAAAAAAATAGTAAAGTAATAATTATACCTTCTAAGCTTCCATAGATCAGATTTACCTGGTTAAAACTTCTTAAATAACTAGAGAATAACTGCCCTGCTATAATCCAGCCAGCAACTACTAAAATACATCCAGGTACCAATTCCTTAAAGGTAAGTTTTAAATTAGTTACAAAATAATTTAGAGAAGTAACAAATACAAGCAAAACCATAAATAAGCTAATATTTTTTACAATCGCTAGGTTAGCCAGATTAAATTCTAGCAGAGAATGATCTAGGCCTGCAATACTTAAAATTTTTAAAGCAATAGGAGGCAAGACTAAAATAATTACTAAAATAAATATTAATAAAAATATCATAATCAAAAACTGCATGATTGATAGTAATCTACGTAGTAAATATGGCGGAGGAGAGGAAACCCTATAAGCCTTATTCAAAATAGTTCTTAAGCCTTCTATTGCCGAAGAAGCTGTCCATAAAGCTCCTAAAATTGCTATAGTTACAATACTATGAGGTGGACCAGAAATTATCTCTTGAATACGCGGCTTCAACGCTTCAGCTACATAATCAGGCAAGTTATTTAAAAATGCTTTAATAAAATTATCCACTACCGGTAATTGTCCTATTTCACCAGCTAATGTTATAAAAATTATTAAAAAGGGAAATAGGGAAAGAATGGTAACAAACGACATATAACCAGCATGTTCAATACCATCATGTTTGATTAAATCGGCAATT
This window of the Rickettsiales endosymbiont of Stachyamoeba lipophora genome carries:
- a CDS encoding YihY/virulence factor BrkB family protein, giving the protein MAIKRSIIKNFFKTFWKAIADLIKHDGIEHAGYMSFVTILSLFPFLIIFITLAGEIGQLPVVDNFIKAFLNNLPDYVAEALKPRIQEIISGPPHSIVTIAILGALWTASSAIEGLRTILNKAYRVSSPPPYLLRRLLSIMQFLIMIFLLIFILVIILVLPPIALKILSIAGLDHSLLEFNLANLAIVKNISLFMVLLVFVTSLNYFVTNLKLTFKELVPGCILVVAGWIIAGQLFSSYLRSFNQVNLIYGSLEGIIITLLFFYIINIIFIFGAEFNYHFKAKKQF